A stretch of Bordetella petrii DNA encodes these proteins:
- a CDS encoding ABC transporter substrate-binding protein, protein MKKNRLLTALAATALAVSCVLAPAGAQAQDKTLRIVPHADLKVLDPTFTTAYITRNFGYMVYDTLFAMDAKGEPQPQMVDSYKASEDKKTWTFVLRDGLKFSDGQPVKAADCVASLQRWTARDNIGRALSAAGGKWQAVDDKTFTLTLERPFGLVLDGLAKVSSYPAFILPERLAKMPADRPLTEVVGSGPYLFKRDEWLPGSKVVFVRNPGYVARSEAPSGLAGSKRSHVDRVEWVVLPDSNSAVAALKNKEVDMIEQTPPDYIEPLRAEAGIKVGVIEQNQAYMVLNQALPPFNNIKARQAVAHVIDQAKFVAAMGYPPDLRRDYCATFFICGSPNATDAGSKPYAKPDLAAAKQALAESGYKGEKIVVMLPTTPTYLNSATLVAVQALQELGMNLDIQSMDWASMTARRSKKSPLNQGGWNVFLSSASEFNVNSPLNNTYLAASCGNTLPGWPCDKELDALRAQWIAAVDPAQRKQLLDRFQERAYQAFPNIPVGQFSRTFSADKSLKNLDLAWSVPNVWVLDK, encoded by the coding sequence ATGAAAAAGAACCGACTGCTGACCGCCCTTGCCGCCACGGCGCTGGCTGTTTCCTGCGTGCTGGCGCCGGCCGGCGCGCAGGCCCAGGACAAGACGCTGCGCATCGTGCCGCACGCCGACCTGAAGGTGCTGGACCCGACCTTCACCACCGCCTACATCACGCGCAATTTCGGCTACATGGTGTACGACACCTTGTTTGCCATGGATGCCAAGGGCGAGCCGCAGCCGCAGATGGTCGACAGCTACAAGGCTTCGGAAGACAAGAAAACCTGGACCTTCGTCCTGCGCGACGGCCTGAAGTTCAGCGATGGCCAGCCGGTGAAGGCGGCCGACTGCGTGGCCTCGCTGCAGCGCTGGACGGCGCGCGACAACATCGGCCGCGCCCTGAGCGCGGCCGGCGGCAAGTGGCAGGCCGTGGACGACAAGACCTTCACGCTGACGCTCGAACGCCCGTTCGGCCTGGTGCTCGACGGCCTGGCCAAGGTGTCCAGCTACCCGGCGTTCATCCTGCCCGAACGGCTGGCCAAGATGCCGGCCGACCGTCCCCTGACCGAAGTGGTGGGCTCGGGCCCCTATCTGTTCAAGCGCGATGAATGGCTGCCGGGCAGCAAGGTGGTGTTCGTGCGCAACCCCGGCTACGTTGCCCGCAGCGAAGCGCCGTCGGGCCTGGCCGGCAGCAAGCGCTCGCATGTCGACCGCGTCGAATGGGTGGTGCTGCCCGACTCCAACAGCGCCGTGGCCGCGCTGAAGAACAAGGAAGTCGACATGATCGAGCAGACGCCGCCCGATTACATCGAGCCCTTGCGCGCCGAAGCCGGCATCAAGGTGGGCGTCATCGAGCAGAACCAGGCCTACATGGTGCTGAACCAGGCGCTGCCGCCGTTCAACAATATCAAGGCGCGCCAGGCGGTGGCGCACGTGATCGACCAGGCCAAGTTCGTGGCCGCCATGGGGTATCCGCCCGACCTGCGCCGCGATTACTGCGCCACCTTCTTCATCTGCGGCTCGCCCAACGCCACCGACGCCGGCTCCAAGCCGTACGCCAAGCCCGACCTGGCCGCGGCCAAGCAGGCGCTGGCCGAGTCGGGCTACAAGGGCGAAAAAATCGTCGTGATGCTGCCCACCACGCCCACCTACCTGAATTCGGCCACGCTGGTCGCCGTCCAGGCCCTGCAGGAACTGGGCATGAACCTGGACATCCAGTCGATGGACTGGGCCTCGATGACCGCGCGCCGCAGCAAGAAGTCGCCGCTGAACCAGGGCGGCTGGAATGTGTTCCTGTCGTCGGCGTCCGAGTTCAACGTGAACTCGCCGCTGAACAACACCTATCTGGCCGCCAGCTGCGGCAACACGCTGCCGGGCTGGCCCTGCGACAAGGAACTCGATGCCCTGCGCGCGCAATGGATCGCCGCGGTGGATCCGGCCCAGCGCAAGCAGCTGCTCGACCGCTTCCAGGAGCGCGCCTACCAGGCCTTCCCGAATATCCCGGTGGGCCAGTTCTCGCGCACTTTCTCCGCCGACAAGTCGCTGAAGAACCTCGACCTGGCCTGGAGCGTGCCGAACGTCTGGGTGCTGGACAAGTGA
- a CDS encoding ABC transporter permease — protein sequence MGYLIRRVLSVVPVMLVVAVIAFLLIHLSPGDPAALIAGDFATAEDIARLHTALGLDEPLWRQFMLWAGRLLQGDLGTSIFTHVPVTHLLAQRVEPTLSIAALTMSLSILIAIPLGVLAAYRAGSWVDRLVMMFAVLAFSVPVFLVGYLLIYGFAVKLQWLPVQGYTSLSHGVWPWLRNLILPCVNLALVYIALITRMTRATVLEVLHEDYIRTARAKGLAVLPVLEHALRNAAIPIATTVGVGIALLIGGVVVTETVFAIPGLGRLVIDAVEHHDYPVIQSVLLISAGTYVLINLLIDLSYRLFDPRIRY from the coding sequence ATGGGATACCTGATCCGTCGCGTGCTGTCGGTGGTGCCGGTCATGCTGGTGGTGGCCGTCATCGCCTTCCTGCTGATCCACCTGTCGCCGGGCGACCCGGCCGCGCTGATCGCCGGCGATTTCGCCACCGCCGAAGACATCGCGCGCCTGCATACGGCGCTGGGCCTGGACGAGCCGCTGTGGCGCCAGTTCATGCTGTGGGCGGGGCGGCTGCTGCAGGGCGACCTGGGCACGTCGATCTTCACGCATGTGCCGGTCACCCACTTGCTGGCGCAGCGCGTCGAGCCGACGCTGTCGATCGCGGCGCTGACCATGTCGCTGTCGATCCTGATCGCCATCCCGCTGGGCGTGCTGGCCGCATACCGCGCCGGCTCGTGGGTGGACCGGCTGGTGATGATGTTCGCGGTGCTGGCCTTTTCGGTGCCGGTGTTCCTGGTGGGCTACCTGCTGATCTACGGCTTCGCGGTCAAGCTGCAGTGGCTGCCGGTGCAGGGCTACACCAGCCTGTCGCACGGCGTGTGGCCGTGGCTGCGCAACCTGATACTGCCGTGCGTGAACCTGGCTCTGGTGTACATCGCCCTGATCACCCGCATGACGCGCGCCACGGTGCTGGAAGTGCTGCATGAAGACTACATCCGCACCGCCCGCGCCAAGGGGCTGGCGGTGCTGCCGGTGCTCGAGCACGCGCTGCGCAACGCCGCCATTCCCATCGCCACCACGGTGGGGGTGGGCATCGCCCTGCTGATCGGCGGGGTGGTGGTCACCGAGACGGTATTCGCCATTCCCGGCCTGGGGCGCCTGGTGATCGACGCCGTGGAACACCACGATTACCCGGTGATCCAGAGCGTGCTGCTGATTTCGGCGGGCACTTACGTGCTGATCAACCTGCTGATCGACCTGAGCTACCGGTTGTTCGATCCGCGCATCCGTTACTGA
- a CDS encoding ABC transporter permease yields MSDSTISPVDSPAVVHQALSAGARRWRWIRKHPTLLLGMLLLLLMAAIALAAPWIATHDPLAINPLQRLKPPSAEHYFGTDALGRDVYSRAVWGGRVSLVVAVCVAVLASLLGVVLGLLAGFVRWADAVIMRIMDGMMAIPDILLAIALMAVIRASLTTVIIAITVPQIPRVVRLVRSLALTLREQLFVEAAHAIGTRLPVILWRHVLPNTITPLIVQATFIAATAVLTEAVLSFLGVGVPAQVPSWGNMMAEGRNFVAVAFYTILYPGILLAVTVLAINLMGDGLRDALDPRLANRL; encoded by the coding sequence ATGTCCGACAGTACGATTTCTCCGGTGGACAGCCCGGCCGTGGTGCACCAGGCGCTGTCGGCCGGCGCGCGGCGCTGGCGCTGGATACGCAAGCATCCCACGCTGCTGCTGGGCATGCTGCTGCTGTTGCTGATGGCGGCCATTGCGCTGGCCGCGCCCTGGATAGCCACCCATGATCCGCTGGCCATCAATCCGCTGCAGCGCCTGAAGCCGCCCTCGGCCGAGCACTATTTCGGCACCGACGCGCTGGGTCGCGATGTGTACAGCCGCGCCGTGTGGGGCGGCCGGGTCTCGCTGGTGGTGGCGGTCTGCGTGGCGGTGCTGGCCAGCCTGCTGGGCGTGGTGCTGGGGCTGCTGGCGGGCTTCGTGCGCTGGGCCGACGCGGTGATCATGCGCATCATGGACGGCATGATGGCCATTCCCGACATCCTGCTGGCCATCGCGCTGATGGCGGTGATCCGCGCCAGCCTGACAACCGTGATCATCGCCATCACGGTGCCGCAGATCCCGCGCGTGGTGCGCCTGGTGCGCTCGCTGGCGCTGACTTTGCGCGAACAGCTGTTCGTCGAGGCGGCGCATGCCATCGGCACGCGGCTGCCCGTCATTCTGTGGCGCCACGTGCTGCCCAACACCATCACGCCGCTGATCGTGCAGGCCACCTTCATCGCGGCCACCGCGGTGCTGACCGAAGCCGTGCTGTCGTTCCTGGGCGTGGGGGTGCCGGCGCAGGTGCCCAGCTGGGGCAACATGATGGCCGAGGGCCGCAATTTCGTGGCGGTGGCCTTCTACACGATTCTGTATCCGGGCATTCTGCTGGCCGTGACCGTGCTGGCGATCAATCTGATGGGCGACGGCCTGCGCGATGCGCTGGACCCGCGCCTGGCCAACCGCTTGTAG
- a CDS encoding ABC transporter ATP-binding protein produces the protein MAVSSASPAQAGTPLLEVDNLSTYFDTVAGTVRSVDGVSYRVEAGRTLGVVGESGCGKSVTALSILRLVPTPPGRYAGGQVRYRGANLLDLTEKQMRRIRGNRISMIFQEPMTSLNPVLTVGRQIAETVMVHQGASRRDAYRRAEEMLRLVQIAEPARRVHEYPHQLSGGMRQRVMIALALACNPEVLIADEPTTALDVTIQAQIIDLLRSLQQKLGMGIVMITHDLGVVAECCDRVVVMYAGRKVEEAPVAELFDRPLHPYTRALMASMPSMNTSADRLAEIPGMVPAPSELGQGCSFAPRCAYATERCRREIPGLDAHGGDHVVACFEAARVAAQPQGAVV, from the coding sequence ATGGCCGTATCTTCAGCGTCGCCGGCCCAGGCCGGCACGCCCTTGCTGGAAGTCGACAACCTGTCGACCTATTTCGATACCGTGGCCGGCACGGTGCGCTCGGTGGATGGCGTGTCGTACCGGGTAGAGGCCGGGCGCACCCTGGGCGTAGTGGGGGAATCCGGCTGCGGCAAGAGCGTCACGGCCCTGTCCATATTGCGCCTGGTGCCCACGCCGCCGGGCCGCTACGCCGGCGGCCAGGTGCGCTATCGCGGCGCCAACCTGCTGGACCTGACCGAAAAGCAGATGCGGCGGATCCGCGGCAACCGCATCTCGATGATCTTCCAGGAACCCATGACCTCGCTGAACCCGGTGCTGACCGTGGGCCGGCAGATCGCCGAGACCGTCATGGTGCACCAGGGCGCCAGCCGCCGCGATGCCTACCGGCGCGCCGAAGAAATGCTGCGGCTGGTGCAGATCGCCGAGCCCGCGCGCCGCGTGCACGAATACCCGCATCAGTTGTCGGGCGGCATGCGCCAGCGCGTCATGATCGCCCTGGCGCTGGCCTGCAATCCGGAAGTGCTGATCGCCGACGAGCCCACCACCGCGCTCGATGTGACCATACAGGCGCAGATCATCGACCTGCTGCGCTCGCTGCAGCAGAAGCTGGGCATGGGCATCGTGATGATCACGCACGACCTGGGCGTGGTGGCCGAATGCTGCGACCGCGTGGTGGTGATGTACGCCGGCCGCAAGGTCGAAGAGGCGCCGGTGGCCGAGCTGTTCGACCGGCCCCTGCACCCGTACACCCGCGCGTTGATGGCCTCGATGCCGTCGATGAATACCTCGGCCGATCGCCTGGCCGAAATTCCGGGTATGGTGCCCGCGCCCAGCGAGCTGGGCCAGGGCTGCAGTTTCGCCCCCCGCTGCGCCTACGCCACCGAGCGCTGCCGGCGCGAGATCCCCGGCCTGGACGCGCATGGCGGCGACCACGTGGTGGCCTGTTTCGAGGCCGCCCGCGTGGCCGCCCAACCGCAAGGAGCCGTCGTATGA
- a CDS encoding ABC transporter ATP-binding protein has protein sequence MHFAGRRGLLRRPARVVQAVDGVSFSLARGETLALVGESGCGKTTTGKSVLRLIQPTSGSVKLDGEEILSLPPEQLRQRRRDMQIIFQDPYASLSPRMSAGQIVAEPMRNFPDLQRGRSRQDELAWLFAKVGLRPEAMARFPHEFSGGQRQRLGIARALALRPKLIVCDEPVSALDVSVQAQVINLLMDLQRELGIAYLFVAHDLAVVRHISHRVAVMYLGRIVEVADRDTLFSRPLHPYTEILLSAVPVPDPHRPAQRRLLPGDPPSPANPPSGCRFHTRCPLAQPVCREQQPALAPRPAGAQQPAQWVACHFR, from the coding sequence ATGCACTTCGCGGGCCGGCGCGGGCTGCTGCGCCGGCCCGCGCGCGTCGTCCAGGCCGTGGACGGCGTGTCGTTCTCGCTGGCGCGCGGCGAGACGCTGGCCCTGGTTGGCGAATCCGGCTGCGGCAAGACCACCACCGGCAAGTCGGTGCTGCGCCTGATCCAGCCCACCAGCGGGTCGGTGAAGCTGGACGGCGAGGAAATCCTGTCGCTGCCGCCCGAACAGCTGCGCCAGCGCCGCCGCGACATGCAGATCATCTTCCAGGATCCCTACGCGTCGCTGAGCCCGCGCATGTCGGCCGGGCAGATCGTGGCCGAGCCGATGCGCAATTTCCCGGACCTGCAGCGCGGCCGCTCGCGCCAGGATGAACTGGCCTGGCTGTTCGCCAAGGTGGGGCTGCGCCCCGAAGCCATGGCCCGGTTTCCGCACGAGTTTTCCGGGGGGCAGCGCCAGCGCCTGGGCATTGCGCGCGCGCTGGCGCTGCGCCCCAAGCTGATCGTGTGCGACGAGCCGGTGTCGGCGCTGGACGTCTCGGTGCAGGCGCAGGTCATCAATTTGCTGATGGACTTGCAGCGCGAACTGGGTATAGCCTATTTGTTCGTGGCGCATGACCTGGCGGTGGTGCGGCATATCAGCCATCGGGTGGCCGTGATGTACCTGGGGCGCATCGTCGAGGTGGCCGACCGCGACACGCTGTTTTCGCGCCCGCTGCATCCGTACACCGAGATCCTGCTGTCGGCGGTGCCGGTGCCCGACCCGCACCGGCCGGCGCAGCGGCGCCTGCTGCCGGGCGACCCGCCCAGCCCGGCCAATCCGCCTTCGGGCTGCCGGTTCCATACGCGCTGCCCGCTGGCGCAGCCGGTGTGCCGCGAGCAGCAGCCGGCCCTGGCGCCGCGCCCGGCCGGCGCGCAACAGCCGGCGCAGTGGGTGGCGTGCCATTTCCGCTGA
- a CDS encoding ornithine cyclodeaminase family protein, translating to MLFISDDQVAQSITMREAVAAMRALFEDLGRHAGVIQERVRVHDAGVSLSMMGGIHTGAGVMGAKVYPTINGQFNFIIPLFACADGRLLCTVAGNALTRLRTAAVTRVAADRLRPGPGRRVAVYGSGVQAEAHVEAFALDGYAAEFRLCSRSGGAGLAAQWQQRYGVPVACADAADAAAWADVIITATRAAEPLFDGKLPRPGALVAAIGSSKPSTRELDDEVLRRASVIVVEAAGQAAREGGELVMAGPGTGARDKLVELGPLLLDGDAARGAGDLLVYKSVGIGLEDVALANHIYQRVAAA from the coding sequence ATGTTGTTCATTTCCGATGACCAGGTCGCCCAGTCGATCACCATGCGCGAGGCGGTGGCCGCCATGCGGGCGCTGTTCGAAGACCTGGGCCGCCATGCCGGCGTGATCCAGGAGCGGGTGCGCGTGCATGACGCGGGCGTGTCGCTGTCGATGATGGGCGGCATCCACACCGGGGCCGGCGTCATGGGGGCCAAGGTGTATCCCACCATCAACGGCCAGTTCAACTTCATTATTCCGCTGTTCGCCTGCGCCGATGGGCGCCTGCTGTGCACGGTGGCGGGCAACGCCCTGACGCGGCTGCGCACGGCGGCGGTCACCCGGGTGGCGGCCGACCGCCTGCGGCCCGGACCCGGCCGGCGCGTGGCGGTGTACGGCAGCGGCGTGCAGGCCGAGGCGCACGTGGAAGCCTTCGCCCTGGACGGCTACGCGGCCGAGTTCCGCCTGTGTTCGCGCAGCGGCGGTGCCGGGCTGGCCGCGCAGTGGCAGCAGCGCTACGGGGTGCCCGTGGCGTGCGCCGACGCCGCCGACGCGGCGGCCTGGGCCGACGTGATCATTACCGCCACGCGCGCGGCCGAGCCCCTGTTCGACGGCAAGCTGCCCAGGCCGGGCGCCCTGGTGGCCGCGATCGGCTCATCCAAACCCTCCACGCGCGAGCTCGACGACGAAGTGCTGCGGCGCGCCTCGGTGATCGTGGTCGAGGCGGCCGGCCAGGCCGCGCGCGAAGGCGGCGAACTGGTCATGGCCGGGCCCGGCACCGGCGCGCGCGACAAGCTGGTCGAGCTGGGGCCGCTGCTGCTGGACGGCGACGCGGCCCGGGGCGCGGGCGATTTGCTGGTGTACAAGTCGGTGGGCATCGGCCTGGAAGACGTGGCCCTGGCCAACCACATCTATCAGCGCGTCGCGGCTGCCTGA
- a CDS encoding amidase — translation MRDAPAAPAGILDADRAIVESDIATLQALMAQGALSSQALVLACLRRIAAYDQQGPALNAIAALHPDALRQARALDAERAAGRLRGPLHGIPLLVKDNYHVAGLPTTAGTLALADWRPDREAGAVRRLRAAGAVILGKATLHELACGITNISSLTGQTCNPYAPGRAPGGSSGGTAAAVAASFAAAGLGSDTSGSIRVPAAANNLVGLRPTRGLASRAGMVPLSGTQDTAGPLARSVADLALVLDAIAGADADDPGTARAARHVPPSYRAALRPGGLAGLRIGILDVLFGSQPGEEDVSAVAYDALAAMEQLGARPAGVDIPMLASLLPASSLTPFEFRQALAGHLAAQGNAPVSGLADILRQGLHHERLDAVLRQREGLRDEDGSGREAVLRVRRRLRRAVLACMKRHNVDVLAYPALRCRPASIGDAQAGANSQLAAATGMPALSLPAGFTRDGLPVGLELLGRDYAEQQLLDCAWHWEQAMRPRRAPFTTPPLQHGRAPAPRRGTLRLQTVGQGGARVRYEIDLPGAALRFDAQAGVMAGDAVIVLALHAPPSGHDARGPVIAHLLRGQDRAQGALALRADLVQALRGPGLVVRLYTRRFPLGAAQGTLAL, via the coding sequence ATGCGCGATGCTCCCGCCGCACCCGCCGGCATCCTGGATGCCGACCGGGCGATCGTCGAATCCGACATCGCGACCCTGCAGGCCTTGATGGCGCAGGGCGCCTTGAGCTCGCAGGCCCTGGTGCTTGCCTGCCTGCGCCGCATTGCCGCGTACGACCAGCAGGGGCCCGCGCTGAACGCGATTGCGGCGCTGCATCCCGACGCCCTGCGGCAGGCCCGCGCGCTGGATGCGGAGCGCGCCGCCGGCCGGCTGCGCGGGCCGTTGCATGGCATCCCCTTGCTGGTCAAAGACAACTACCACGTGGCGGGGCTGCCCACCACCGCCGGCACGCTGGCCCTGGCGGACTGGCGGCCGGATCGCGAAGCCGGCGCGGTGCGGCGCCTGCGCGCGGCGGGCGCCGTCATCCTGGGCAAGGCCACGCTGCATGAACTGGCCTGCGGCATCACCAATATCTCGTCGCTGACCGGCCAGACGTGCAATCCGTACGCGCCCGGCCGGGCGCCCGGCGGTTCCAGCGGAGGCACGGCGGCAGCCGTGGCGGCCAGCTTCGCCGCGGCCGGCCTGGGCAGCGACACCAGCGGCTCGATACGCGTGCCGGCCGCGGCCAACAATCTGGTGGGCCTGCGCCCGACACGCGGCCTGGCCAGCCGCGCCGGCATGGTGCCCTTGTCGGGCACCCAGGACACCGCGGGGCCCCTGGCGCGCTCGGTGGCGGACCTGGCGCTGGTGCTGGACGCCATCGCGGGCGCCGACGCCGACGACCCCGGCACGGCGCGCGCGGCGCGGCATGTGCCGCCGTCATACCGCGCCGCCCTGCGGCCGGGCGGACTGGCCGGCCTGCGCATCGGCATTCTCGACGTGTTGTTCGGCTCGCAGCCCGGCGAAGAAGATGTCTCGGCGGTGGCCTACGACGCGCTGGCCGCCATGGAGCAGCTGGGAGCCCGGCCGGCCGGGGTGGACATCCCCATGCTGGCGTCTTTGCTGCCCGCCAGCAGCCTGACGCCCTTCGAATTCCGCCAGGCGCTGGCCGGCCACCTGGCGGCGCAGGGCAATGCGCCGGTAAGCGGCTTGGCCGACATCCTGCGGCAGGGCCTGCATCATGAGCGGCTGGATGCGGTGCTGCGCCAGCGTGAAGGGCTGCGCGACGAAGACGGTTCGGGCCGCGAAGCCGTGCTGCGGGTGCGGCGCCGCCTGCGGCGCGCCGTGCTGGCCTGCATGAAGCGCCACAATGTCGATGTGCTGGCGTACCCCGCCCTGCGCTGCCGCCCGGCCTCGATCGGCGACGCGCAGGCCGGCGCCAACAGCCAGCTGGCCGCGGCCACGGGCATGCCGGCATTGAGCCTGCCGGCCGGTTTCACGCGCGACGGCCTGCCGGTAGGGCTGGAACTGCTGGGCCGCGACTACGCCGAACAGCAATTGCTGGACTGCGCCTGGCACTGGGAACAGGCCATGCGGCCGCGCCGCGCGCCGTTTACCACGCCGCCCCTGCAGCACGGCCGCGCGCCGGCGCCCCGGCGCGGCACGCTGCGCCTGCAGACCGTGGGGCAGGGCGGCGCGCGGGTGCGCTATGAAATCGATCTGCCCGGCGCGGCACTGCGCTTCGATGCGCAGGCCGGGGTGATGGCCGGCGATGCCGTCATCGTCCTGGCGCTGCACGCGCCGCCGTCGGGGCATGATGCGCGCGGCCCGGTGATCGCCCACTTGCTGCGCGGCCAAGACAGGGCGCAGGGCGCGCTGGCCCTGCGCGCCGACCTGGTGCAGGCCTTGCGGGGGCCGGGGCTGGTGGTGCGGCTGTACACCCGCCGCTTTCCGCTGGGGGCGGCGCAGGGCACGCTGGCGTTGTAG
- a CDS encoding phosphoribosyltransferase family protein produces the protein MPTPRAAFPYDYARVEQVVAEYVPQWRGMRFDAVVAIARGGLPAALIASTALDLPLHALSYERRTRKVSWFTAQVPPAGARVLLVEDIAGRGTTLSDSIDFLAAAGYAFKVFTLAYDAESRVRPDFGVEIPPGLRAWFPWERESVTPAYDATRNLPRQPADAYASWAIDLDGILLPDLSPGLYDTDLAATLARRDLLLPCEVLPARDLSRLTIITGRPEQDRARTQGWLRRHGFHGRLVMRDETRHSAGQTAEHKAQAIMDGCHTHFIESDMAQALEIARRVQVVRVYWWNGQTALSVYASHAAELGQ, from the coding sequence ATGCCTACCCCACGCGCCGCCTTCCCGTACGACTATGCCCGTGTCGAGCAGGTGGTGGCCGAGTATGTGCCGCAGTGGCGCGGCATGCGGTTCGACGCGGTCGTGGCGATTGCGCGCGGCGGGCTGCCGGCGGCGCTGATCGCCAGCACCGCCCTCGACCTGCCGCTGCACGCGCTGTCGTACGAGCGCCGCACCCGCAAGGTATCGTGGTTCACCGCGCAGGTTCCGCCCGCCGGCGCGCGCGTGCTGCTGGTCGAAGACATCGCCGGGCGCGGCACCACGCTGTCGGACAGCATCGATTTCCTGGCCGCGGCGGGCTACGCATTCAAGGTCTTCACGCTGGCCTACGACGCCGAATCGCGGGTGCGGCCGGACTTCGGCGTCGAGATCCCGCCGGGCCTGCGCGCCTGGTTTCCCTGGGAACGCGAGTCGGTCACCCCGGCCTACGACGCCACCCGCAACCTGCCGCGCCAGCCCGCCGACGCCTATGCGTCATGGGCCATCGACCTGGACGGCATCCTGCTGCCCGATCTGTCGCCCGGCCTGTATGACACCGACCTGGCCGCCACGCTGGCGCGGCGCGACCTGCTGCTGCCCTGCGAGGTGCTGCCAGCGCGCGACCTGAGCCGGCTTACCATCATTACCGGCCGCCCCGAGCAAGACCGCGCCCGCACCCAGGGCTGGCTGCGCCGCCATGGCTTTCACGGCAGGCTGGTCATGCGCGACGAAACCCGCCACAGCGCCGGGCAGACGGCCGAACACAAGGCGCAGGCCATCATGGACGGCTGCCACACGCACTTCATCGAAAGCGACATGGCCCAGGCGCTGGAAATCGCCCGCCGCGTCCAGGTGGTGCGCGTGTATTGGTGGAACGGCCAGACCGCCCTGTCGGTATACGCCAGCCACGCCGCCGAACTGGGGCAGTAG
- a CDS encoding ABC transporter permease yields MQKRKGSPWKGLGAVTLKEFADHLSSARMRVLEWLIVLTAAAALYGALQQIRNTTAEDPFVFLRVFTTAQAPMPSFASLLGFLIPLMAIGLGFDAINGEYSRRTMSRLLSQPIYRDALLLGKFLAGLATLAISLLCLWLIVIGVGLLALGVPPSGQEVTRSLLFLLMALAYAGVWLALSMLFSVVFRSAATSALVSLGLWLFLALLWPLLSSALAQAIAPPDLASQLLGQPSLPTLEWQHALQRLSPAQLFNESIIAILSPMTRAIGPIFLDQLEGAVMGAPLALGQSVQIVWAQAVGLIAGVILLFALTYVVFQRQEVRA; encoded by the coding sequence ATGCAAAAGCGTAAAGGTTCGCCCTGGAAAGGGCTGGGCGCGGTCACGCTGAAAGAGTTCGCCGACCACCTGAGCAGCGCCCGCATGCGGGTGCTGGAATGGCTGATCGTGCTGACGGCCGCGGCCGCGCTGTACGGCGCCCTGCAGCAGATCCGCAATACCACGGCCGAAGATCCGTTCGTGTTCCTGCGGGTGTTCACCACGGCGCAGGCGCCCATGCCCTCGTTCGCATCGCTGCTGGGGTTCCTGATCCCCCTGATGGCGATCGGGCTGGGATTCGACGCCATCAACGGCGAATACTCGCGCCGCACCATGAGCCGGCTGCTGTCGCAGCCCATTTACCGCGACGCGCTGCTGCTGGGCAAGTTCCTGGCGGGCCTGGCCACCCTGGCCATCAGCCTGCTGTGCCTGTGGCTGATCGTCATCGGCGTGGGCCTGCTGGCGCTGGGCGTGCCGCCCAGCGGCCAGGAAGTGACGCGTTCGCTGCTGTTCCTGCTGATGGCCCTGGCATATGCGGGCGTATGGCTGGCCCTGTCGATGCTGTTCTCGGTGGTGTTCCGCTCGGCGGCCACCTCGGCGCTGGTATCGCTGGGCCTGTGGCTGTTCCTGGCCCTGCTGTGGCCGCTGCTGTCGTCGGCCCTGGCGCAGGCCATCGCGCCGCCGGACCTGGCCTCGCAGCTGCTGGGCCAGCCCAGCCTGCCCACCCTGGAATGGCAGCACGCCCTGCAGCGGCTGTCGCCGGCGCAGCTGTTCAACGAGTCCATCATCGCCATCCTCAGCCCCATGACCCGCGCCATCGGCCCGATTTTCCTGGATCAGCTCGAAGGCGCGGTGATGGGCGCCCCGCTGGCGCTGGGCCAGAGCGTGCAGATCGTCTGGGCCCAGGCGGTGGGCCTGATCGCCGGCGTCATCCTGCTGTTCGCGCTGACGTACGTGGTGTTCCAGCGGCAGGAGGTGCGAGCCTGA